Proteins encoded in a region of the Arvicanthis niloticus isolate mArvNil1 chromosome 16, mArvNil1.pat.X, whole genome shotgun sequence genome:
- the LOC117721676 gene encoding LOW QUALITY PROTEIN: pyrin and HIN domain-containing protein 1-like (The sequence of the model RefSeq protein was modified relative to this genomic sequence to represent the inferred CDS: inserted 1 base in 1 codon) has protein sequence MVNEYKRIILLTGLMGVNDHDFKMIKFLLSKELKLNKIQDEYERVKIANLMEDKFPKDVGVDQLRELYKEIPGLGDIADKLKKEKANGNRGETEKRKTAAKKIXEEPSTSQPMSITNEDAEPELGRSTPGSQAALLSLSTASRRDQAIHISPPIAASSDQTCSRSLTTLPSIMQPLETPPRSSSRIWALQVSSGTASSTAQTLGVPPATPAKTPEET, from the exons ATGGTGAATGAATACAAGAGAATTATTCTCCTGACAGGATTAATGGGTGTTAATGACcatgattttaaaatgattaaGTTCTTATTGAGCAAAGaactaaaactaaataaaatacaagatgaGTATGAAAGAGTTAAGATTGCTAACTTGATGGAGGACAAGTTCCCAAAAGATGTTGGAGTGGACCAACTGAGAGAACTGTATAAGGAGATTCCAGGACTTGGAGACATTGCTGATAAACTCAAAAAAGAGAAGGCAAATGGTAATAGGGGA gaaacagagaaaagaaaaactgcagcaaaaaaaa gagaagaaCCCAGCACTTCCCAACCTATGTCCATCACAAATGAAGATGCAGAACCAGAATTAGGGAGGAGTACACCTGGCT CCCAGGCTGCTCTGTTATCTTTATCAACTGCTTCCAGAAGAGACCAAGCCATTCACATATCTCCACCAATAGCAGCCAGCAGTGATCAGACCTGCAGTAGATCTCTAACAACATTACCAAGCATCATGCAGCCCCTCGAAACTCCACCAAGATCATCCAGCAGGATTTGGGCCCTTCAGGTGTCTTCAGGAACAGCATCCAGCACTGCCCAGACACTTGGAGTTCCTCCAGCAACACCAGCTAAA ACTCCTGAAGAAACTTAA